One genomic segment of Intestinimonas butyriciproducens includes these proteins:
- a CDS encoding DUF846 domain-containing protein: MKALTAEQTLKFYDQQLAAADSMNRAMEQMTNAVERVGAAIQAAADRMGLLQTSTEKTTQKATNLKSPFDSMVKTMSSKAQEGISKLKTLLNPKTLLSGKSLLWPLAIDIGWQLFGNDIINILTPALTVLESFAGVVRGVLGTVAPLFAPVVGVLERMAAALDWVAANMDALAPVIGGAAAALMVFNAKLIAGTIASWAHTAATAISSVTQKVFNTSLLACPLTWIALAIGVVIGLLYRWIQSVGGIRTAWAIVVDEVSYFLDKMDLGFMRTFYGILDYMGDFKVGFLTGLQDVVNGGIDLLNKLIENVNKLPGIAIPLIEQVTFGAEAALKNEEAKRARAETMAKWETEAEENHRLRQMRINEMKSKSAEEAGESALSAGTDPGAAAEQPNEMEVIYGGMDPDTYGVGGGLNVNHVESLGRVENEVSVAKEDLDLMRDVAEMRFLQNFVSLTPTVTLNARVDRQVDVDAMLRTIERKLEEEILMSAEGAYL; the protein is encoded by the coding sequence GTGAAAGCATTGACAGCGGAACAGACACTGAAATTTTATGATCAACAGCTTGCGGCGGCGGACAGCATGAACCGTGCGATGGAACAGATGACAAACGCCGTGGAGCGGGTGGGAGCCGCAATCCAAGCGGCGGCAGACCGGATGGGACTGCTCCAGACATCGACAGAAAAAACAACACAGAAGGCGACCAATTTAAAATCGCCTTTTGACTCCATGGTCAAGACAATGAGTTCAAAAGCGCAAGAAGGCATCTCTAAGTTAAAAACACTCTTAAATCCCAAAACTTTGTTAAGCGGCAAAAGCCTTCTTTGGCCCCTCGCCATTGACATCGGCTGGCAGCTTTTCGGCAACGACATTATCAACATTCTCACTCCGGCATTGACGGTGCTGGAGTCCTTTGCCGGGGTGGTACGGGGCGTGCTGGGGACGGTGGCCCCTCTTTTTGCCCCCGTTGTGGGGGTGCTGGAGCGGATGGCCGCCGCCCTGGACTGGGTGGCGGCCAATATGGACGCGCTGGCCCCCGTGATTGGGGGCGCGGCGGCAGCACTGATGGTCTTTAACGCAAAACTGATTGCCGGAACAATCGCGTCCTGGGCCCATACGGCGGCCACGGCAATTTCGAGCGTGACGCAAAAGGTATTTAACACATCGCTGCTGGCCTGCCCGCTCACCTGGATCGCGCTGGCTATCGGTGTGGTCATTGGACTGCTCTACCGTTGGATCCAGTCTGTGGGAGGGATCCGCACTGCATGGGCGATCGTGGTGGATGAGGTGAGCTATTTCCTGGATAAGATGGATCTGGGCTTTATGCGCACTTTTTATGGTATCCTCGATTATATGGGGGATTTTAAGGTCGGATTTTTGACTGGATTACAGGATGTGGTAAACGGCGGCATCGACCTCCTCAACAAGCTGATCGAAAACGTCAACAAACTGCCGGGAATCGCGATTCCCCTGATTGAACAGGTTACCTTTGGCGCAGAGGCCGCTTTAAAGAATGAGGAGGCAAAGCGGGCGCGAGCCGAGACAATGGCAAAATGGGAGACAGAGGCAGAGGAAAACCACCGCCTGCGACAGATGAGGATCAATGAAATGAAAAGTAAAAGCGCAGAAGAGGCCGGAGAAAGCGCATTGTCTGCGGGAACCGACCCGGGCGCTGCCGCAGAACAGCCCAACGAGATGGAGGTCATATATGGAGGAATGGATCCGGACACATACGGCGTGGGCGGCGGTCTGAATGTAAACCATGTGGAGAGCCTGGGGCGCGTGGAAAACGAGGTGAGCGTGGCAAAGGAGGACCTGGACCTGATGCGGGACGTGGCGGAGATGCGCTTCTTGCAGAATTTCGTCAGCCTGACGCCCACGGTGACGCTGAACGCCAGGGTGGACCGACAGGTGGACGTGGACGCGATGCTGCGGACCATAGAGCGCAAGTTGGAGGAGGAGATCCTGATGTCGGCGGAGGGAGCCTATCTGTAA
- a CDS encoding phage tail assembly chaperone, with product MDKLMEFLMEQEVRENETMEVDIAGFPYPFVVRATTEAESKSIRKTCQKVTFDKKSRQKSAETDSDLYNSRLVAACCVSPNFKDAQLQAKYGVVGAEALIDAMLKPGQFIDLLLAVQEINGFSSDMDELRDEAKN from the coding sequence ATGGATAAGCTGATGGAATTCCTGATGGAGCAGGAGGTGCGGGAAAACGAGACCATGGAGGTGGACATCGCCGGGTTCCCCTACCCCTTTGTGGTGCGCGCCACCACCGAGGCCGAAAGTAAATCCATTCGAAAGACCTGCCAGAAAGTGACCTTTGACAAAAAGAGCCGTCAAAAGAGTGCGGAGACAGACAGCGACCTCTACAATAGCCGCCTGGTGGCCGCCTGCTGCGTGTCCCCCAACTTCAAGGACGCCCAGCTCCAGGCCAAGTACGGCGTGGTGGGGGCCGAGGCCCTGATCGACGCAATGCTCAAGCCGGGACAGTTTATCGACCTGCTGCTGGCGGTGCAGGAGATCAACGGCTTCTCCAGCGATATGGACGAGCTGAGGGACGAGGCAAAAAACTGA
- a CDS encoding phage tail tube protein: MKVLNGWDAVSGKEGRAYAKIDGNNEELFYAKTIEAKVEKTKSQVKSIGRRMVGHKTTGAEGTGSMTIYYITPLFRAKLAEWKATGRDAYFDLVIENDDPDSSAGRQIIRLEGVNLDATVLAKLDGDSDDPLEEETDFTFEDWDILTPFSKV, translated from the coding sequence ATGAAGGTACTCAACGGCTGGGATGCGGTGTCCGGCAAGGAGGGACGCGCGTACGCCAAGATTGACGGGAACAACGAGGAGCTCTTTTACGCCAAGACCATCGAGGCCAAGGTGGAAAAGACCAAGAGCCAGGTAAAGTCCATCGGCCGGCGCATGGTGGGACACAAGACCACCGGCGCGGAGGGCACCGGCTCCATGACCATCTACTACATCACCCCGCTCTTCCGGGCCAAGCTGGCGGAGTGGAAGGCGACGGGCCGGGACGCCTATTTCGACCTGGTGATCGAAAACGACGACCCCGACTCCTCCGCCGGGCGGCAGATCATCCGCCTGGAGGGGGTCAACCTGGACGCCACCGTACTGGCCAAGCTGGACGGCGACTCCGACGACCCCCTGGAGGAGGAGACCGACTTTACCTTTGAGGATTGGGACATCCTGACCCCCTTCTCCAAGGTGTGA
- a CDS encoding DUF6440 family protein: MFGEKKKKEEPRFVQCYSGVAKDFGNVKILVDTETGVQYLITWSTEEASGCGVLVDQDGKPLINEAYRRKKEKE, translated from the coding sequence ATGTTTGGAGAAAAGAAGAAAAAGGAAGAGCCCAGGTTTGTTCAGTGTTATTCTGGAGTTGCAAAGGATTTTGGTAATGTAAAAATACTGGTGGATACGGAAACGGGAGTACAATATTTAATTACATGGAGTACGGAGGAGGCAAGTGGATGCGGCGTGCTTGTGGACCAGGACGGAAAACCCCTGATCAACGAGGCGTACAGACGCAAAAAGGAAAAAGAATAA
- a CDS encoding phage tail sheath family protein: protein MSMGGGTFTVQNKILPGSYINFVSTASAATLGERGTAALPLELDWGPEGQIYALEAGEFNQTALKVFGHDATAAELLLIREALKRCSTLLVYRVNAGGTKAGATVGGLTVTARWGGTRGNSLRAAVQANADDEEKVDVVTYLEEQEVDRQTVAASGGAADLKANDFVSFGTAETLTAAAATALTGGTNGTVNGAAYAAWLTALEVEDFNAVGYPGTDESVKALVDAFVKRLRDEDGRKVVGVLYQHAGDDIGLISVKNGVVLTDGTVLTGDKAVAWVTGATAGAEVNESLTNTAYDGAVDVDVKYTRGQYEQAMQAGEFVFYPDGGKARVLSDLNSRTSFGGGISEDWTSNRVVRVMDGWANDVARTFSQSYLGTQTNSETGRALFKADLVALGKEYEGIDAISGFAPDDVTVLQGDGKRDVSVACALTPNDSMEKLYMTVAVH, encoded by the coding sequence ATGTCTATGGGAGGCGGCACCTTTACGGTGCAAAACAAGATCCTGCCCGGCAGCTACATCAATTTCGTGAGCACGGCCTCCGCCGCCACGCTGGGAGAGCGGGGCACGGCGGCCCTGCCCCTGGAGCTGGACTGGGGGCCGGAGGGCCAGATCTATGCCCTGGAGGCCGGGGAGTTCAACCAGACGGCCCTGAAGGTGTTCGGCCATGACGCCACGGCGGCGGAGCTGCTGCTCATCCGGGAGGCGCTGAAGCGGTGCTCGACCCTGCTGGTGTACCGGGTGAACGCCGGCGGGACCAAGGCCGGCGCCACAGTGGGAGGCCTGACCGTCACCGCCCGGTGGGGCGGCACCCGGGGCAACAGCCTCCGGGCGGCGGTGCAGGCCAACGCCGACGACGAGGAGAAGGTGGACGTGGTGACCTATCTGGAGGAACAGGAGGTGGACCGCCAGACCGTGGCGGCCTCCGGCGGCGCGGCGGACCTGAAAGCCAACGACTTTGTGAGCTTCGGCACGGCGGAGACCCTGACGGCGGCGGCCGCCACGGCCCTCACCGGCGGAACCAACGGCACGGTGAACGGCGCGGCCTACGCGGCCTGGCTCACCGCCCTGGAGGTGGAGGACTTCAACGCCGTGGGCTATCCCGGCACGGATGAGAGCGTAAAGGCGCTGGTGGACGCCTTCGTCAAGCGGCTGCGGGACGAGGACGGACGCAAGGTGGTGGGGGTGCTCTACCAGCACGCCGGGGACGACATCGGCCTTATCAGCGTGAAAAACGGCGTGGTGCTCACCGACGGCACCGTGCTCACCGGCGACAAGGCCGTGGCCTGGGTCACCGGCGCCACCGCCGGGGCGGAGGTGAACGAGTCCCTCACCAACACGGCCTACGACGGCGCGGTGGATGTGGACGTCAAGTACACCAGAGGACAATACGAGCAGGCCATGCAGGCGGGCGAGTTCGTCTTTTACCCCGACGGGGGAAAGGCCCGGGTCCTCTCCGACCTCAACAGCCGCACCAGCTTCGGCGGAGGGATCAGCGAGGACTGGACCTCCAACCGGGTGGTGCGGGTCATGGACGGCTGGGCCAACGATGTGGCCCGGACCTTCTCCCAGAGCTACCTGGGTACACAGACCAACAGTGAGACGGGCCGGGCCCTCTTCAAGGCCGACCTGGTGGCCCTCGGAAAGGAATACGAGGGCATCGACGCCATCAGCGGCTTTGCGCCCGACGACGTGACCGTGCTCCAGGGGGACGGCAAGCGGGACGTGTCCGTGGCCTGCGCCCTCACCCCCAACGACAGCATGGAAAAGCTGTATATGACGGTGGCCGTCCATTAA
- a CDS encoding DUF6440 family protein, with protein MFGEKKKKEEPRFVETMVPSKGGCFTRILVDTENGIQYLFVDSSEGGGLTVMVDEDGKPLINEAYRRKKEKE; from the coding sequence ATGTTTGGAGAAAAGAAGAAAAAGGAAGAGCCCAGGTTTGTTGAAACAATGGTTCCCAGTAAAGGCGGTTGTTTTACGCGCATATTGGTAGATACGGAAAATGGAATTCAATATTTATTTGTAGACTCATCGGAGGGGGGGGGACTCACGGTGATGGTGGACGAGGACGGAAAGCCCCTGATCAACGAGGCGTACAGACGCAAAAAGGAAAAAGAATAA